The following proteins are encoded in a genomic region of Plasmodium coatneyi strain Hackeri chromosome 2, complete sequence:
- a CDS encoding Zinc-carboxypeptidase, which produces MLIEDEDNSSHLHHFDCHSPGAVYLLRYLGVDGECGRRRGVWSEGCVEEADKGKRSEEGELPICKDNEVVKDPSEGIEAKFKSGLPHGEGRNHVDIRGRGRGNTLEANQLDLIFHESVKAIYEGTNVHVEIPTIARCAKMCDTTCHLVEKNQARETHSNDVYMGRIDMKEITNQVNCPHRIENLKNFLRERLENVNQRNSDLFMQTMSSIGEILNYNFSSICRNGRELDPVSFAWHDSFVGHASLLNTGGITGPGGTPNVIQRNRQKGEKTQLKELPSLASSCPPNIYDKLKNIRCVEQPGLTYKYVYPPKYNPDLTREVKVSKGSILFNAKFESANLQYVLKEKNKEVYSIFLNNDIRSNEKKNQWFYFSASYVPEHYYQSDYFEEKKKKKNEQKCTDSIVNEINRDAHLENSDGLKVSFDFSDLFVVSNVKKLEKPFSVKFKIENMSRPYFLYKEGHSPLVFSEGRCMKENVHWERAAYNVTYTRNDNPKHFNIKTNTFERLSYCTYILEFSYDFLYPYDTVYFASSLPYSYSYLLHYLGLLKSHVQTLQGEKRINYVQGTLCTTACGFACPVIAITNYDKVGEATEESSPNGDSYDGGAENTVGNDVGSSDIEGSSHRSSVPGEADQAKQLHSVGSIGMPPGENPNLVDATNEAPCQCCGGYTYINDAKCMYDLCHPRERSPRKCCNEFMRQFEQLLERHSMHSLNHDGGKRPYRSAVSPCLSGSTNVLTPSPAGEATIQSPREEKKIIFLTARVHPGETNASYVMHGFLSFITSDNAYADALRNNFIFIIIPMLNVDGVILGHNRLCSNGFDLNRQWNRPIYYLQQTVHTAKSLIRRIHRNGRIVFFCDFHGHSRKYNCFLFGNSDSKAHLRGRKLAEIFPHLLGPSLPWFSLEDTKFKGENLNRGVARHVCGSEFGIDCSYTFEVSLIGVKMEGSSNGLLPEGGSTNGGGEPTKSIKPIKPIKPIKQIDVSAADEGEERPTSNHAQKYDFFFYDENILMLTGISFGISLFKFFNFVSHHKASISEGEQVFQGEDQKKKQKMANENGNSDMPPSRFKPNGRVYLGGQLPCHRSGLKMSGGKKKGEIAKEASLKEVVPLGNDPVEPTAYVKNHPDGGDTLEGDSLSCKTYEVKGNGNCNKRCGEIEGHLRKDVAKSDASTGKDHRSVKEKALSNRKKEGKAKAKNDVKESHVQEGTKGKPHNRASVRKVPTCSMKKKRWVKLLPRKNPFFCSLNGKISARSNGRRRLLVRVCRIPGNGDSASKKERRGKLSSDANYRSRRRIRHPCLEEDVKADICEELQPCGEKIHSYDPQLGGKKTSSGHPHGKLPRERKRPLRITRRKLVMIKKVNSVKGRKVNGQQAKQTKKEEKKSAGLCLNHGGLRREYLICLKRKKLKRGLRLIKLLRRKVKPSGVSRSSDGVVGEAKRKKKKKRKSDPGKGVSMNPVVNEKREG; this is translated from the coding sequence ATGCTTATTGAAGATGAAGACAATAGTAGTcatcttcaccattttgattGTCATAGCCCTGGCGCTGTTTATTTACTTCGTTATTTAGGGGTCGATGGGGAATGTGGACGGAGGAGGGGAGTATGGTCTGAGGGGTGTGTTGAGGAGGCTgacaaaggaaagagaagtgAGGAGGGGGAACTCCCAATTTGCAAAGACAATGAGGTGGTAAAGGATCCGTCGGAAGGGATAGAGGCAAAGTTCAAGTCGGGACTTCCTCACGGGGAGGGTAGAAACCATGTGGATATACGCGGTAGAGGAAGGGGCAACACCCTGGAGGCGAACCAGCTGGACCTGATATTTCACGAATCGGTGAAGGCCATTTATGAAGGCACCAATGTGCACGTGGAAATTCCAACAATAGCGCgctgtgcaaaaatgtgtgaTACGACGTGCCATTTGGTAGAGAAGAACCAAGCGAGGGAAACGCACTCTAACGATGTATACATGGGCAGGATTGATATGAAGGAGATCACGAACCAGGTGAACTGTCCACACAGAATTGAAAACTTGAAAAACTTTTTGAGGGAGCGCCttgaaaatgtgaaccaAAGGAATAGTGATCTCTTTATGCAAACTATGAGCAGCATCGGTGAGATCCTGAATTATAACTTTTCGAGCATATGTCGGAATGGGCGTGAGTTGGACCCTGTTTCGTTCGCCTGGCATGACTCGTTTGTGGGGCATGCCAGTCTGCTTAACACGGGGGGGATTACCGGACCAGGGGGCACCCCAAATGTCATACAAAGGAATAgacaaaagggagaaaagacCCAACTGAAGGAACTCCCATCGTTAGCATCGTCATGCCCCCCCAATATTTATGATAAGCTGAAAAATATCAGATGCGTAGAGCAACCAGGGCTTACATACAAGTATGTGTACCCGCCAAAGTATAACCCAGACCTCACAAGGGAAGTGAAAGTATCCAAAGGAAGCATCCTGTTTAATGCAAAATTTGAAAGCGCAAACTTGCAGTACGtgttgaaggaaaagaacaaagaagtctattctatatttttaaataacgaCATAAGATCGAACGAGAAGAAGAACCAATGGTTCTACTTCAGCGCAAGTTATGTCCCCGAACATTACTACCAGAGTGACTactttgaggaaaaaaaaaaaaaaaaaaacgaacaaaaatgtacagaTAGTATTGTTAATGAAATAAATAGAGATGCCCATCTGGAAAACAGCGACGGTTTGAAAGTTTCTTTCGATTTTTCCGATTTGTTTGTAGTTAGTAATGTGAAGAAACTGGAGAAGCCTTTTTCggttaaatttaaaatagaGAATATGTCTAGGccttattttttgtacaaagaGGGACACTCTCCTTTGGTTTTCTCCGAGGGTAGATgtatgaaggaaaatgtgcACTGGGAGAGAGCAGCCTACAATGTTACCTACACGAGAAACGACAACCCGAaacattttaatataaaaacgAATACCTTTGAAAGGCTATCTTATTGCACCTACATACTAGAATTTTCCTACGATTTTCTCTACCCCTACGATACGGTTTATTTCGCTAGCTCCCTTCCGTACTCCTATTCCTACCTTTTGCACTACCTGGGGTTGCTAAAAAGTCACGTGCAGACTTTGCAGGGGGAGAAAAGAATTAACTACGTGCAGGGTACCTTATGCACGACGGCTTGTGGGTTCGCCTGCCCGGTTATAGCCATCACGAATTACGACAAGGTGGGGGAAGCAACGGAGGAATCGTCTCCTAATGGGGACAGTTATGACGGAGGTGCAGAGAACACTGTGGGGAACGACGTAGGGTCATCTGACATTGAAGGGTCGTCGCATCGGAGCAGCGTTCCCGGGGAAGCAGACCAAGCAAAGCAGCTCCATTCTGTTGGAAGTATTGGTATGCCCCCAGGGGAAAATCCCAACCTGGTAGATGCCACGAATGAGGCCCCGTGCCAGTGCTGCGGGggatacacatatattaacGACGCAAAGTGCATGTACGATTTGTGCCATCCCAGGGAAAGGAGTCCCCGAAAATGTTGCAACGAATTTATGCGCCAGTTTGAGCAGCTGCTAGAGAGGCATTCCATGCATTCGTTAAATCACGATGGAGGAAAGCGCCCGTACAGGTCAGCGGTGTCACCTTGTTTAAGTGGGTCTACCAATGTGTTGACTCCCTCACCTGCGGGGGAAGCAACCATCCAGTCGCCAcgggaggagaagaaaataatttttctaacCGCACGAGTGCACCCTGGGGAAACGAACGCCAGCTACGTCATGCATGGATTTCTCTCCTTTATCACGTCGGACAATGCATACGCTGATGCGCTTCgcaataattttatttttattattataccgATGCTGAATGTGGATGGGGTGATTCTTGGACATAATAGACTCTGCTCGAATGGGTTCGATCTAAACAGACAGTGGAATAGACCAATCTATTATCTGCAACAAACGGTGCACACGGCAAAGTCTCTCATAAGAAGAATTCACAGGAATGGAAGAATTGTCTTCTTCTGTGATTTCCATGGGCACTCAAGAAAGTataattgttttttatttggcAATTCAGATAGTAAGGCTCATCTAAGGGGTAGAAAACTGGCTGAAATTTTCCCTCACCTTTTGGGACCATCACTTCCCTGGTTTTCCCTGGAGGATACAAAgttcaaaggggaaaatctAAACAGGGGCGTAGCAAGGCATGTATGTGGAAGCGAGTTCGGTATCGATTGCAGTTACACGTTTGAAGTGTCCCTCATAGGGGTCAAAATGGAGGGCAGCTCTAATGGGTTGCTCCCCGAGGGGGGAAGTACCAACGGGGGAGGTGAACCGACTAAATCGATTAAACCGATTAAACCGATTAAACCGATTAAACAGATTGATGTGAGTGCAGCtgatgaaggagaagaacgTCCCACCTCTAACCATGCACAGAAGtacgacttttttttttatgacgAGAATATCTTGATGCTCACAGGAATCAGCTTTGGAATAAgtcttttcaaatttttcaattttgtgtCCCACCATAAGGCGTCCATATCGGAGGGGGAACAAGTCTTCCAGGGGGAGGaccagaagaagaaacagaaaatggCTAACGAAAATGGGAACTCAGATATGCCCCCTTCACGTTTTAAACCCAACGGTAGGGTGTATCTTGGTGGCCAGTTACCATGCCACAGGAGTGGTCTGAAAATGTCcggagggaagaagaaaggagagATTGCAAAGGAGGCAAGTTTGAAAGAGGTCGTACCATTGGGCAATGACCCGGTGGAACCCACTGCATATGTGAAGAACCACCCTGATGGGGGAGACACCTTAGAAGGTGATAGTCTGAGTTGTAAGACTTATGAGGTGAAGGGGAATGGAAACTGTAACAAACGTTGTGGAGAGATCGAAGGGCACCTCCGAAAGGACGTTGCGAAAAGTGATGCGAGCACGGGGAAGGACCATCGATCGGTTAAAGAGAAGGCTCTATCCAACCGAAAGAAAGAGGGAAAGgcgaaagcaaaaaatgacGTAAAAGAAAGTCATGTGCAGGAGGGAACCAAGGGGAAGCCGCACAACAGGGCATCCGTTAGGAAGGTACCAACCTGCTcgatgaagaaaaagcggTGGGTAAAACTGCTCCCAAGGAagaacccttttttttgttccctaaatgggaaaatatcTGCCCGTTCGAATGGTAGGCGAAGATTATTGGTAAGGGTGTGTCGCATCCCCGGGAATGGGGACAGTGCATCGAAGAAGGAACGGCGTGGCAAATTATCCAGTGATGCGAATTACAGAAGTAGACGTAGAATAAGGCACCCCTGCTTAGAGGAGGACGTGAAAGCAGACATATGTGAAGAATTACAACCCTGTGGGGAGAAGATCCACAGTTACGATCCCCAacttggaggaaaaaaaacatcttcAGGACATCCCCATGGGAAGCTTCCCCGTGAGAGGAAGAGGCCACTTCGTATTACCAGGAGAAAGCTCGTCATGATTAAGAAGGTGAACTCCGTGAAGGGGAGAAAAGTAAATGGTCAGCAAgcgaagcaaacaaaaaaggaggaaaaaaaaagcgccgGTTTGTGTTTGAACCATGGAGGATTAAGACGGGAGTATTTGATTtgcttaaaaaggaaaaaattgaaaaggggGTTGAGATTAATTAAGTTGCTCAGGCGGAAAGTGAAGCCATCGGGGGTGTCACGTTCATCAGACGGCGTAGTGGGAGAAgcgaagagaaaaaaaaagaagaaaagaaaaagtgatcCAGGAAAAGGCGTATCTATGAACCCCGTTGTGAATGAGAAGAgggaggggtaa